From Aegilops tauschii subsp. strangulata cultivar AL8/78 chromosome 5, Aet v6.0, whole genome shotgun sequence:
gttatgcggggttcatcccgtaggtcggtggcaagaaatagtctgcagagtttaattagtgcaactttgcttgtctgtagtaagtactattgttcagtacttgatttgtgtttgtgaaccctgtattgtttattagtactgccgcttttggtgtgtggtcagtcctaacaatggtctatgttaatgtctgtccactcaattcagtctgtatattttgaagtatccagaccatcttttttgtgaggacggtttatcaattatggttacactccaatatctgtatgcattgcggggtttatcgcacccaccaggatttccagtcccatggatgttcggtccatacgatttgtcacgacctttggaccgtcctgcttgtgggagtaggcggggcccctgcatgccacccgtagttggacgatcaatcttctgtttagtacttcaacatagtgatttcctggtaaggattcactcgtgtgacatcaagtaaatcttattgatttactgtctaaatcttattgatttaatgtcatgttttctttcttttcctgcaattttgcGATCGCCTTAGTGAAGAAATTGGCAGAGGGTGTAGCATTGCGTGCTACTCTCCGCCTCAGCTTTTACCTTGTTCACCATATCATAGTAGGTCCATCCATGTATCCCACCGACCCAAATCATCCACATGTTCCTTAACATCCCTTTCCTAACATTGAAACGCTGCAACAAACACTAACGATGAGTAAACGCAACAAACACCAGTTTTAATATTGTGTTTTCCGTCCAATCCACAAGGAAGATGCTGAGATGTCGCTGTTTTTCCTTTGGTCAAATCATAAATTTCCATGTCAATCAAATGTGGAAAACTTAGCGAAATTTGAGTTGACAGCAAAACAGTAAGCTCGTTCAAATTTATACGACCAGTCGACCTAATTGGAACAACCTACTGAAAAAACCAAACGAGAGTAATTAATGTGAGGCATGTACTTATTCGGATACAGCACCAAACTAAGACATCAGGTGTTAATTATAAACTACAACTGGATCATGAAAACAATAGTACCTTGGATAAGGAGAGCCCTTGATGGGTTTCTGGCCATACTTTCTCCATGCCCATAGATCAGATGGAATcacctcccctccccctcctgcCCGGTTGCTCATCACCGGTGGCGCCGGGATGCAGACCACCTTCCTCACATCGTTCTTTCTGCAGTATGGTATATGCGTGCAAGCCATGCCGCAATAACTTAATGTAGTGAATGCCAGAGCAGTTAGAGCTTTTGAAGAACAATTAAACATCATGAAAGGAATGAAGAAGCCTGATTTAattagaggggggggggggggggggggcatgcagCTATATATATTCATGCATCAAATGACAGGAATTGAAAACTATGAACTGTGGAGTTAACTCATGGTATAGCTGACACAGAATGACAATTTCACAGATATGAAGAAGTATTAAAGATGATGCTGAAATGTACCAATGGAAATGCATAGAAATAACTAAAGGTAAGATAGAATAGAACCAGAGAAAATTACATAGGAACATGCATGAACTCATGAAACTGTAAGGGAAGGGGAAATTTTAGTAGAAGAGGGCAAATGACAAATAAAATACTGAAGCAACAAAGAATAGGCCAGATCAAGGCTCTTAGCTAAGAAAGAAATTAGGATGGATCGAAGGAGAATTAATTAAGAGTTAATAACCTGGTGATCATCTGATGATGAGGAGCCGGTTGTGGTGGTGGTGGCGAGATCCTCATGGGGTCGTCGCTGTCGGCGGCGGCGCAGCACGCATGCTCAGAGATCTGGAAAGCGAGCAGTTGCTGGTGCTGGTGCTGGTGCTGCTGTGGCAGCCCATATCCACCAGCCGCCGCCAGAAGGTACGGGTCGACCACAACGGTTGACGGCGGGGCCTCAAAGGtaacctcgccgccgccgcaggcGACGTTCGCAGGCCGCCGTTGTCTCTCCTCCTCGTAGGGGATCATGACGCGAGTTGCCGCAGAAGGGGGAGGTGGTGGCGCTTGGCGACGGGCTCCGGTGGAGTAGGCCATTGCGTTGGCACGGGCCACGACGTCGGCGAGGTCGCCTTCTCGCGCAGCAGTGGCGGCGGCGTTGGCCTGCTCCTCCATATCCATAGTGGTCTTGTGCTCTCTGCTGTATCTTTTCTTGTTTATACTATTACCAGCCTAGTCTTTGCTACTCCTAGCTTagccacacacacacatgcaGCCAGCTTGCAGGAGCTGTACACACACACTCACACTGCCCTGCATCTCTCATTCATGAGCTATATCCAGGTAGCTATAGGTGACAATGGAGCACAATTTGGCAGGGAGATGGATACGCTGCTGAGGTGCAAGGCAATCTTTTCATGGACTAACCACATGAGGAGATACGCGATCTGATGGCTATGAGTCTAGTCTTTGTATGGTGAGGGTGAGGTGGGCCGGTCGGATGTGTAGGACGAAATAAGCGACCTGCATTTATTTTGAGCTCAGGACACTGTTGGCGCCAACTGTGGGCAGCTTATTGCACCACAGAACAGCGGTCAGGACATTACGGCACTCCCTCCATCCGTCTCTCTGCAAGGACTACTGCCTTTGTCCCCCTTATTTAGAGAGAGGAAAGCGACAATGGGACAGGGACATGGTGGCActtatgagagagagagagagagagagagagagaggagtagGGCTTGGTAAGCTTGTCCTTTCCCACTCACCGGCTTCTTTTCACCACTCCTCCAGTTTTTTTTGGGAGAATCTAGTGAATGAACGTTCGCTCTTCAGTCTTAGGGAGAGCACGTTCCCGCGCGTCCAATCTGGTCGTATGTTGCCGTAAAAGAGATGAAGAGGAATCGGGAGGAGGAATTACGCCCTCTCGCCACGGCTTAGATGGCATGGCTGTATGGGGTCTGACTCCTAGCCTCATCATAGGTGTTGGTCAAAGTATGAGGAAACGGGGTCGGTGGAAAAGTGACAAAAGGAGGAGTTGGCGTGAGGAAGAAGGGAAGAGAAGTGTCTAGGTAAAAGAGGAAGAAGAGTGGAGCGATGTTCACGCAATTGGAGTACATAGTGAACAACTCGCTGTAGAAGCATCCTTAGATACATCTCAGGACAGTCTCAACGTGCTATTTATCACTAGAGATGGTTGAGTAGGGTTTTACCAAGAAGATTTTATGGTAAAACATGGAAAAAATAAAAGCAGCATTGTGGGTAGCCTATTACATCCACCATTTATTTGGTCACCAAACTATTGATACCGGGCAAATTTAGTCCTCACTCCATGTGAAACCGTTTTTACACAGGTGCGGCGCTCGTTTTATACACAATACAACCTAGTCAAATATATAtgagaaacaaaaaaaatagaGAAGGTCAATTGTATCAACAAATTCGACAAAATTGTAGAAATCATGGATAATTTATCAAAAGTTATGGAAAAGTTAAATTTAGACATGTTATAAATAGAGTTATAAAATATATAGTCCTTTAAGAAAACTGCAATTTTATttgtttttataaaaatgtgaGGGGAAAAGGATTTGGGGGATAAATGACAAAACTATAATTGTAGAATATTCCATGTATGTTACTAACAAATTTAAAATCATTTTAGTAACTTTGAATTTATTTGAGTTTAGTAAATTTTCCTTGAAATATTTTATTCTTCATGACTCCAATAGATTATTTAATCTCTCCACTCCAAAGTAAGTGTCACGGTTTTGAACTAAGGTTCAACTAACCTTAGTTCAACGCTGCGATACttattttggatcggagggagtattatgTTTTTCTTCAAAATT
This genomic window contains:
- the LOC109732287 gene encoding uncharacterized protein isoform X2, with the protein product MDMEEQANAAATAAREGDLADVVARANAMAYSTGARRQAPPPPPSAATRVMIPYEEERQRRPANVACGGGEVTFEAPPSTVVVDPYLLAAAGGYGLPQQHQHQHQQLLAFQISEHACCAAADSDDPMRISPPPPQPAPHHQMITRKNDVRKVVCIPAPPVMSNRAGGGGEVIPSDLWAWRKYGQKPIKGSPYPRYYCFHDPVVVYN
- the LOC109732287 gene encoding uncharacterized protein isoform X1, with translation MDMEEQANAAATAAREGDLADVVARANAMAYSTGARRQAPPPPPSAATRVMIPYEEERQRRPANVACGGGEVTFEAPPSTVVVDPYLLAAAGGYGLPQQHQHQHQQLLAFQISEHACCAAADSDDPMRISPPPPQPAPHHQMITSYCGMACTHIPYCRKNDVRKVVCIPAPPVMSNRAGGGGEVIPSDLWAWRKYGQKPIKGSPYPRYYCFHDPVVVYN